One Cyanobium sp. AMD-g genomic window carries:
- the ilvC gene encoding ketol-acid reductoisomerase: protein MAQLFYDSDADLGLLTGKTVAIIGYGSQGHAHALNLKDSGVNVVVGLYDGSRSAAKARADGLEVLSVADACAKADWIMVLLPDEAQKAVYEAEIAPHLSAGKVLSFAHGFNIRFGLIQPPSDVDVVMIAPKGPGHTVRWEFQNGQGVPALFAIQQDASGNARALAMAYAKGIGGTRAGILETNFKEETETDLFGEQAVLCGGLSELVKAGFETLVEAGYQPELAYFECLHEVKLIVDLMVKGGLTAMRDSISNTAEYGDYVSGPRLITADTKAEMRRILADIQDGTFARNFVAECEAGKPEMAKARERDAAHPIEQVGKGLRSMFSWLKAA from the coding sequence ATGGCCCAGCTCTTCTACGACTCCGACGCCGATCTCGGCCTGCTGACCGGCAAGACGGTGGCCATCATCGGCTACGGCTCCCAGGGCCATGCCCACGCCCTGAACCTCAAGGACAGCGGTGTCAACGTGGTGGTGGGCCTTTACGACGGCAGCCGCTCGGCCGCCAAGGCCCGGGCCGACGGCCTTGAGGTGCTGAGCGTCGCCGACGCCTGCGCCAAGGCCGACTGGATCATGGTGCTGCTCCCGGATGAGGCCCAGAAGGCCGTCTACGAAGCGGAGATCGCCCCCCACCTCAGCGCCGGCAAGGTGCTGAGCTTCGCCCACGGCTTCAACATCCGCTTCGGGCTGATTCAGCCCCCCTCCGATGTGGATGTGGTGATGATCGCCCCCAAGGGTCCCGGCCACACCGTGCGCTGGGAGTTCCAGAACGGCCAGGGCGTGCCCGCCCTGTTCGCCATCCAGCAGGACGCCTCCGGCAACGCCCGCGCCCTGGCAATGGCCTATGCCAAGGGGATCGGCGGCACCCGCGCCGGCATCCTGGAAACCAACTTCAAGGAAGAGACCGAAACCGACCTGTTCGGCGAGCAGGCCGTCCTCTGCGGCGGCCTCAGCGAGCTGGTCAAGGCCGGCTTCGAGACGTTGGTGGAAGCGGGCTACCAGCCCGAGCTGGCCTACTTCGAGTGCCTGCACGAGGTGAAGCTGATCGTCGATCTGATGGTCAAGGGCGGCCTCACCGCCATGCGCGACTCGATCTCCAACACCGCCGAGTACGGCGACTACGTGAGCGGCCCGCGGCTGATCACCGCCGACACCAAGGCGGAGATGCGGCGCATCCTGGCCGACATCCAGGACGGCACCTTCGCCCGCAACTTCGTGGCCGAGTGCGAGGCGGGCAAACCCGAGATGGCCAAGGCGCGCGAGCGCGATGCCGCCCATCCGATCGAACAGGTGGGCAAGGGCCTGCGCTCGATGTTCAGCTGGCTCAAGGCCGCCTGA
- a CDS encoding PIN/TRAM domain-containing protein has product MVDTLILLLFLISGAATGWLGVDLLPEQLLLQVTNQEGLRTVMGGFGAFFGLIAGIFFQQLRRRLMAQVRSMPTDLLISRAVGLILGLLVANLLLAPILLLPLPWEVVLVKPLAAVLSNVFFGVLGYNLAEVHGRTLLRLFNPASTEALLVADGVLLPASAKILDTSVIIDGRIRGLLASGLLEGQVIVAQAVIDELQALADSSNSEKRAKGRRGLKLLTELREDYGRRLVVNSTRYSGNGADDKLLKLTADTGGTLLTADFNLAQVAQVQELKVLNLSELVIALRPEVQPGDGLQLKIVREGKEADQGVGYLEDGTMVVVEDARRRIGERLPVTVTGALQTPTGRMVFARCDRNQDRPGERGNGRGVDKQGGKPVAVQEHQPPGPG; this is encoded by the coding sequence ATGGTGGACACCCTCATCTTGCTGCTGTTCCTGATCTCAGGGGCAGCCACCGGCTGGCTCGGAGTCGACCTGCTGCCGGAGCAGCTGCTGCTCCAGGTCACCAACCAGGAGGGGTTGCGCACCGTGATGGGGGGCTTCGGCGCCTTCTTCGGGCTGATCGCGGGCATCTTCTTCCAGCAACTGCGCCGGCGCCTGATGGCCCAGGTGCGCAGCATGCCCACCGATCTGCTGATCAGCCGGGCGGTGGGATTGATTCTCGGCCTGCTGGTGGCCAACCTGCTGCTGGCGCCGATCCTGCTGCTGCCCCTGCCCTGGGAGGTGGTGCTGGTGAAGCCCCTGGCGGCGGTGCTCAGCAACGTCTTCTTCGGGGTGCTGGGGTACAACCTGGCGGAGGTCCACGGCCGCACCCTGCTGCGGCTGTTCAACCCGGCCAGCACCGAGGCCCTGCTGGTGGCCGATGGTGTGCTGCTGCCCGCCAGCGCCAAGATCCTCGACACCAGCGTGATCATCGACGGCCGCATCCGTGGCCTGCTGGCGTCCGGACTGCTGGAGGGCCAGGTGATCGTCGCCCAGGCCGTGATCGATGAACTTCAGGCCCTGGCTGACTCCTCCAACAGCGAAAAGCGTGCCAAGGGACGGCGGGGCCTGAAGCTGCTCACCGAACTGCGCGAGGACTATGGCCGCCGGCTGGTGGTCAACAGCACCCGCTACAGCGGCAACGGCGCCGACGACAAACTGCTCAAGCTCACCGCCGACACCGGCGGAACCCTGCTCACCGCCGACTTCAACCTGGCCCAGGTGGCCCAGGTGCAGGAGCTGAAGGTGCTCAACCTCAGCGAACTGGTGATCGCCCTGCGGCCCGAAGTGCAGCCCGGCGATGGGCTCCAGCTCAAGATCGTGCGCGAAGGCAAGGAGGCCGACCAGGGCGTCGGCTACCTGGAGGACGGCACGATGGTGGTGGTGGAGGATGCCCGCCGCCGCATCGGCGAGCGTCTGCCGGTCACCGTCACCGGTGCGCTGCAGACGCCCACCGGCCGCATGGTGTTCGCCCGCTGCGACCGTAACCAGGACCGTCCCGGAGAGCGGGGCAACGGACGGGGCGTCGACAAGCAGGGTGGGAAACCCGTCGCTGTGCAGGAGCACCAGCCTCCTGGCCCCGGCTAG
- a CDS encoding ATP-dependent Clp protease proteolytic subunit, whose amino-acid sequence MPIGTPSVPYRLPGSQYERWVDIYTRLGVERILFLGQEVTDGIANSLVAQMLYLDSDDSSKPIYLYINSPGGSVTAGLAIFDTMQYVKSDVVTICVGLAASMGAFLLAAGTKGKRLALPHSRIMIHQPLGGTSQRQASDIEIEAREILRIKDMLNQSLAGMCGQPLEKVTKDTDRDYFLSAAEAKEYGLIDRVIAHPSEAAGG is encoded by the coding sequence ATGCCCATCGGCACCCCCAGCGTTCCCTACCGCCTTCCCGGCAGCCAGTACGAGCGCTGGGTCGACATCTACACCCGACTGGGAGTCGAGCGGATCCTGTTCCTCGGTCAGGAGGTGACCGACGGCATCGCCAACAGCCTGGTGGCCCAGATGCTGTACCTCGACTCCGACGACAGCTCCAAGCCGATCTACCTCTACATCAACTCCCCGGGCGGCTCGGTGACTGCGGGGCTGGCGATCTTCGACACCATGCAATACGTCAAATCCGACGTGGTGACGATCTGCGTCGGGCTGGCGGCCTCCATGGGGGCCTTCCTGCTGGCGGCCGGGACCAAGGGCAAGCGTCTGGCCCTGCCCCACAGCCGGATCATGATCCACCAGCCCCTGGGCGGCACCAGCCAACGCCAGGCCAGCGACATCGAGATCGAGGCGCGGGAGATCCTGCGCATCAAGGACATGCTCAACCAGTCCCTGGCAGGAATGTGCGGCCAGCCGCTGGAGAAAGTCACCAAGGACACCGACCGCGACTACTTCCTCAGCGCCGCCGAAGCCAAGGAGTACGGCCTGATCGACCGGGTGATCGCCCACCCCTCGGAAGCGGCGGGCGGCTGA
- a CDS encoding ATP-dependent Clp protease proteolytic subunit: protein MTVSAPYYGDSAVMRTPPPDLPSLLLKERIVYLGLPLFSDDDAKRQMGIDVTELIIAQLLYLEFDNPEKPIFFYINSTGTSWYSGEAIGFETEAFAICDTLRYVKPPVHTICIGQAMGTAAMILSAGTKGQRAALPHASIVLHQPRSGARGQASDIQIRAKEVLHNKQSMLEILSENTGKSVEDLSRDSDRMTYLTAEEAKAYGLIDRVLTSRKDLPTAVPMA from the coding sequence ATGACGGTGTCGGCCCCCTACTACGGCGATTCCGCAGTGATGCGCACACCGCCGCCGGATCTGCCGTCCCTGTTGCTCAAGGAGCGGATCGTCTATCTGGGCCTGCCCCTGTTCTCCGACGACGACGCCAAGCGTCAGATGGGCATTGATGTCACCGAATTGATCATCGCCCAGCTGCTTTACCTGGAATTTGACAATCCGGAAAAGCCGATCTTTTTCTATATCAATTCCACCGGAACGAGCTGGTACTCCGGCGAGGCCATCGGTTTCGAGACCGAGGCCTTCGCCATCTGCGACACCCTCCGCTACGTCAAGCCTCCGGTGCACACCATCTGCATCGGCCAGGCCATGGGCACCGCCGCGATGATCCTCTCGGCCGGCACCAAGGGCCAGCGGGCCGCACTCCCCCACGCCTCGATCGTGCTGCACCAGCCCCGCTCCGGTGCCCGCGGCCAGGCCAGCGACATTCAGATCCGGGCCAAGGAGGTGCTGCACAACAAGCAGAGCATGCTCGAAATCCTCTCCGAGAACACCGGCAAGTCGGTCGAGGACCTCTCCCGCGACTCCGACCGGATGACCTACCTGACGGCCGAGGAGGCCAAGGCCTACGGCCTGATCGACCGGGTGCTCACCAGCCGCAAGGACCTGCCGACGGCCGTCCCAATGGCCTGA